CGTTGTAGGGACCAGTAGGAGTAGTATAATCCGGAAATTTTCCATTTGCCCAATTAAAGTTTCCTCCATCAATAATTATCCCTCCAAGGGACACTGCATGACCATCTGAGTATTTAGTAGTAGAATGAACCACTATATTTGCTCCATACTCAAAGGGATTTATAAGATAAGGTGTTGCTATAGTGTTATCAACGATAAACGGTATATCTAATTTTTTTGCCACAGAAGAAAATTTATCAAAATCCAATACATTAAGTCCTGGATTTCCTATGGTTTCCCCAAATATCAGTTTAGTATTTTCTGTTGCTGCCTCTAAAATCTCTTCTTCAGAAGCTGTGGGGTCTACAAAGGATACATTAATTCCTAATTTAGGTATAATTGTGTTAAAAAGGTTGTATGTGCCTCCATATAGGTTTGAATTTGCAATAATTTGATCTCCTGAATTTGCAATATTTATTATGGAATAGACCACTGCTGATTGTCCCGATGCAGTGGCAATTGCTTCAACACCGCCTTGTAATTCTACATATTTTTTTTCAAGTGCTGTCACCGTTGGATTTCCTACTCTTGTGTACAGATATCCTCCCTGTTTATTTAATGCTGTTACATCTGCACTCACTGCCGCTACATTTGCCACTTCATCAAAAGTGTCATATTTATATGATGTACTTTGAACTATTGAAGCTACCCTTGGATCACCTGACTTAGGCGAATATCCTCCTTGTACTGCTCTTGTTCCTATTTTAAATTTTTCACTCATGAAAATCTCCTCTTTTCTAAATTTAGATATACTTTCATAAAGTACTATATATAATAAAGAAGAGGCCAAATTCTAAATATCATAGAGATTACACTTAAAAAACTCTATGATAAATAAAATTTGACCTCCAGTTTGTCTAGCCAATCAAATAAAAAAACTTTCTACAGAGAAACTATAGAAAGTTATATTAACTGTTTCTCTCATCTTTCAGGTTTAACCTGCTGGAATTAGCACCATTGAATATATAAAAATATTCAGGTTGCCGAGTATCATAGGACCAGTCCCTCCACTACTCTTGATAAGAAATTTTCTTTTGAACTTTAATCATTAACTTTTAAATTTGTAGTTAATAATATACTTTTTTAATCATTTTGTCAATAGTAAATTAGAACATATCAAGTGATTCTTAGGTTTAGGTGGAGTTTGCTGTAGAGAACTGCTTATCTCCATCTAAACCTTAGAAGAACTTATCCAGGCGCGTAGCAGTGTTTATCTCCCACTTTGAAGAAGATGGGAGTATTAGCAATTCTAGCGTTCGGATAAAGAGACAGGATAGTAATTCCTGTCTCACATGTTTAACTA
This window of the Clostridium kluyveri DSM 555 genome carries:
- a CDS encoding O-acetylhomoserine aminocarboxypropyltransferase/cysteine synthase family protein; translation: MSEKFKIGTRAVQGGYSPKSGDPRVASIVQSTSYKYDTFDEVANVAAVSADVTALNKQGGYLYTRVGNPTVTALEKKYVELQGGVEAIATASGQSAVVYSIINIANSGDQIIANSNLYGGTYNLFNTIIPKLGINVSFVDPTASEEEILEAATENTKLIFGETIGNPGLNVLDFDKFSSVAKKLDIPFIVDNTIATPYLINPFEYGANIVVHSTTKYSDGHAVSLGGIIIDGGNFNWANGKFPDYTTPTGPYNVIFVNEFGKRAFSGKLRTNLVEEFGAAPAPFNAFLTNMGLETLHLRMERHSYNALNLAKYLSNHPKIQWVRYPYLEWDPEYERAEKYLNGGASGILTFGVKGGIEAAKTLGENLKLASIVVNLGDVRTYVIHPASTTHLALSEEQQREAGVTPELIRVSVGIEDIEDIIADFQQALDRV